The genomic stretch AATCTCCAACATTCTGACATTGAAGTTATAAATAGAAAAAATGAAAATATAAAAATAGATGAAGTAAGAGAGCTGATTTATGATGCGATTGAATCAGCTTACAGTTCTCCTAAAAAGATTTTTATTCTCTGTGGAATAGAAAACTTAAGGAAAGAGTCTTCGAATGCACTGCTTAAGATTCTTGAAGAACCTCCGAAAGACGTCTATTTTATTTTGCTTGCACGAAGTCTGAATATTATTTCAACAATAAAGTCACGGACTATAAAATTTCATCTGGAAGGGGCAAGTAATGAAGAACTTGGAGTCAGCAAGGAAATTTACTATTTTTTTGATGGAAATGAAAATAATATAAGAAGATATAAGGAAAACGGAATTCCGCTGGAAGAATATGAAGACGGGATAAATTCATATGAGGATGCATTGTCTAATATAAAGGCAATGAAGGAATATGCAAAAAATGAAATGGAGAATAATGAAAATAGCAGTTCAGACGCTAGTTTTCTGGAAATAATAATAAATTATAACAGAAGTATAGAATATATAGTGAAAAAAATAAGATTTTTTAACATTGAAGAAGTTTACATGCTCGTTAATGAAATAGAAACTGAATTTAAGCAGGAAAGGGAACTTCTTGGAGATTTACTCGGTAAAATAATAATAGCGGCAAAGAGGACAGCAAATGGAGAAAATCTGAAAAAAATGATAAATATGAAAAACAGTCTTAGAAGTAATGTGAATGTGAGAAGTATTTTATTCAATTTTTTTAACACTTTGCAGGAAATTGTATAATAATCAGAATATAAAAAAAACTAAATTAGAAGGAGAAGCTATGGATTTGAAACATTTGGTAAGTGGAACGGATATTAGAGGAATTGTTTCGGAAGTTGAAGGAAAAAAAGTAACTCTGACAGAAAAAGAAGTTGAATTTATAGGAAAAGCATTTGGAAACTGGATTACAAAAAAATACGGAAGAAAATCTGAACTTGAAAACAGAAAAATAAAAGTATCCGTAGGATATGACGCAAGACATACAGGGCCTAAGTTTTCAAAAATTTTGAGGGATGTTCTGAAAAGTATGGAAATAGATGTTTATGACTGCCAGATGTCCATAACGCCTTCACTGTTTATGACTACAATATTTGAAGATTATAAGGCTGACGGAGCTATAATGATAACAGCAAGTCATCTGCCAAGCTGCTACAATGGACTGAAATTTTTCACGACAGAAGGTGGTCTTGAAAAAACTGATGTAGTTGAAATGCTTGAAATGGGAAATAAAAAGGCATGTCAATGTGAAGCTAATCTTAAGGAAGCCCTTAAAATAGAAGAAAAAAAAGGAAGAAGCTATACAAAAAATCTGGCAGAAGATTACGCCGCATATACATGTGAATTTATAAGAAAAGAAACAGGAGAAGAAAAACCGTTAGAAAATCTTAAAATAGTAATTGATGCCGGAAACGGGGCGGCAGGATTTTTTGCTGATAAGGTAATAGAAGAGCTTGGCGGAAATTCAGAAGGAAGTCAGTTTTTAAATCCTGACGGAGATTTCCCAAATCACGTTCCAAATCCTGAAGCTAAGGAAGCAATAGAATCAATAAAAAAAGCAGTTCTGGATAACAATGCAGATTTTGGAATAATATTTGATGCAGACGGAGATAGAAGTGCCTTCATAGATAATACAGGACGTGAAATAAATAGAAACAACCTTATAGCACTGTTAAGTGATATACTTTTAAAACAGACTCCTGGAGCAACTATTGTTACTGATTCTGTAACTTCTGCAGGATTGAAAAAATTTATAGAAAATCATGGTGGAAAACATCATAGATTTAAAAGAGGATATAAAAATGTAATAAATGAAGCTAAAAGACTTAATAATGAAGGAGTTTACACTCCTCTTGCAATAGAAACTTCAGGCCACGCGGCTTTTATAAATAATTATTTCCTTGATGACGGTGCATATATGGCTGCCCTTCTTCTTATACAGCTTGTAAAAAGTAAAAAAGAAGGTGTAAATTTCACTGATATACTAAATGAGGTGGAAGAAGCCGCTGAAGAAAAGGAAATAAGATTTGCAATAAAGGCTGAAGACTTTAGAAGTGAAGGAAATAAAGTGCTGGAAGCTTTAGGTGAATATGCTGGAAATGTAAAAGGCTGGGAAATAGAAACTCCAAATTATGAAGGTGTGAGAATTATCTGTGACGGAAACAGCTGGTTTTTATTGAGACTGTCTTTACATGAACCTCTGCTTTGCCTAAATATAGAAACAGGAGAAAAGGGGAAAATTGAAGAAATACAGGGACAGATTTATGAATTTTTAAAAGACTTTGACAAGGTGGATATTACACCAATAAAAAAATAAATATTAAGAGGACGGATTGGAAAAGATGAAAAAAGAGAATATCCTGAGAGCGGTCAGAATAATTGTGTTAGTTATTTTTTGTCTATTTGCCGCAAAGGTTTTTATT from Leptotrichia sp. oral taxon 215 str. W9775 encodes the following:
- a CDS encoding phosphoglucomutase, with protein sequence MDLKHLVSGTDIRGIVSEVEGKKVTLTEKEVEFIGKAFGNWITKKYGRKSELENRKIKVSVGYDARHTGPKFSKILRDVLKSMEIDVYDCQMSITPSLFMTTIFEDYKADGAIMITASHLPSCYNGLKFFTTEGGLEKTDVVEMLEMGNKKACQCEANLKEALKIEEKKGRSYTKNLAEDYAAYTCEFIRKETGEEKPLENLKIVIDAGNGAAGFFADKVIEELGGNSEGSQFLNPDGDFPNHVPNPEAKEAIESIKKAVLDNNADFGIIFDADGDRSAFIDNTGREINRNNLIALLSDILLKQTPGATIVTDSVTSAGLKKFIENHGGKHHRFKRGYKNVINEAKRLNNEGVYTPLAIETSGHAAFINNYFLDDGAYMAALLLIQLVKSKKEGVNFTDILNEVEEAAEEKEIRFAIKAEDFRSEGNKVLEALGEYAGNVKGWEIETPNYEGVRIICDGNSWFLLRLSLHEPLLCLNIETGEKGKIEEIQGQIYEFLKDFDKVDITPIKK